The segment CGGAAAAGAGAGCTTGTCGAAAGGTCTGACTCGCTTCGATATTTAACCATAATTTCCTCTGTTAAACATTATTGACATGTAGAGTGGTGAATAAAtgaaatctaaatgttttaaagttgttttaacTGGTGTATGAGAAATATTTACTTACGCAAATGACTATTACAGTTGTAGCTATAGGGTTAAGTCATGGAACATTGTTTTGAAGTAAAAAAATACTGAAcacaaacttgaatatacacaAATATACACAAGGAAAAATGTCTTTCATTTTAGCACATAATTGAATGAAAAGAATtagaaaaataacaacaaatccGAATTAAGTAAAAGATTAAACTTAttttggtatatattttcagaCTAGAAGCTTATGACAGAAACAGTAATTTTGGTAGCAGTGAGAATGTTGAGAGAGAATATGAAATGAAAGTGCCCTGCTATGAGCAGTACAAAGATATTAACAAAGACACACAATTTACACCTGTAAAGAAAGAAGCTATTGCTGCATATTTAGGGAAAATGGGGAAAAGTGTGGATGATCATGTGAAGTATATATATGAGAGCAAGTTTCTGAAATATGTGCGATTGGCGTGTgatgttggtttgttttttgtgaGAGCTGAATGTCATGCAGAGATGAAGAAAAGCATTTCATACAAAGTGGATGTCTGTGTGGATGTAGATGGATGTATTGTGCAATGCCAGTGTGAATGTGCTGCAGGGATGGGCCCATCTGCTGTGTGTAAGCATGTATCTACTGTGTTGTTTGGTTTACAAATGTTTAGCGAGTGTGGAGACATAGTAACAGAAGAAACATGTACTCAAAACCTACAAACATTTCATCATACCAAACGTTATAAGGGTAGCCCCATCAAGGCCAAAGACTTACCATTGGCTAACCAAGACCTTAATGTCATTTTTGAACCTCGACCAAGAGAATTTCAAAATGCTGCTGGACATCAAGACATTTTCAGAAATGTGTGGTTAAATCACTTAAATCTTGATTATTTCCCTGTGTCTCAGCTATTTTCATATGCCAACAAAGTGGCTTTAAACAATGACCATGACTATCTACAAGGTTCTCTTTCCGACAACTGGCTTCGGAATATGAATATTACTGCCATAACTGACAATGAAATAATGCGGACGGAAAGACAGACATGTGGACAAAGTAACAATAAATTATGGCATACTGAACGTCAAAAGAGAATTCATTCCTCTAACTTTGGAAAAATTTGTAAAGCAACTGAGAAAACTGATCTAAACAAAGTTgccaaaaatttgacaaaacatAGCCCCCAATTATTTGCCCCTGCTATTTTACATGGCAAATGCTATGAATCAGTTGCTTTACAGGAATTTCAAGAAAAATCTGGTATTCAAACCAAAAAGTGTGGTATTTTTGTGTCTAAATCACATCCTTACTTGGCTGCATCTCCTGATGCAGTCATTGATGACAACAGATTAGTTGAAATCAAATGTCCCTATTCagcaaaaaacaaagaaatatcagAGGAAACTGTACCTTATCTTAATTATGTTAATGACACCTTAGAGCTTGACAATTCTCATGATTATTACTATCAAGTGCAAGGACAGCTCTTCTGTTCTGGAAGGAAGGAATGtacatttattgtttatacTTTAAAAGACATAAAAACAGTTACAATACTTAGAGatgaacattttattgaaaacatgcTCAAGAAATTGAAAGAATTCTTTGAGACTCATTTCAAGAAAGCTGTTTTGAATAGGTTTTTTTTCCAACAAATGGATTAAATGCTGAGATGTGCCTTATTGAGTTCTTGTGGAATTCTTGGTATACATTAGACTTCCCTGTATATTAGTTGAACATAAAACTCTGACTGTACACTAGATTGAAATATGCAGCACTTACAAATTGGATACATTTTCAGTGcacaattgtttataaaaagtgttttttgataataaaaaatttcaatctaTAAATATGTGATACTTTTTGTTTTCAGCAAAAAACTGAAAGTTTTCAACTTGAATAGGGGTGTATTTATGCATGTTTAGGGACAATGCACTTTCGAAAATTGCACATAATAAAACACACATAAGAAATTTCACTTGCTAATTTTGTTTCCGTAGAGTTGAGGGGTCCTTTTAATATCTTATATGTTTTCGCAAGCCCTATCAACCTCTCAATGTGAACACGTTTGCTTGAAATTTTTCTGTCtcttaaaacagttttattagacatacggttttttttcttaaagaatgTGGGAATGTTCACCTTAACATCCTTTGGGGCAAACAAATCCTGGACATTGAATCCTTTGTCTGACATAATCGAGTCCCCTGGTTCACAAATATTTGTTAAAGGGCTACGTTCAACAATTTGCCTGTCACTGGTAGACCCTCCA is part of the Crassostrea angulata isolate pt1a10 unplaced genomic scaffold, ASM2561291v2 HiC_scaffold_303, whole genome shotgun sequence genome and harbors:
- the LOC128170073 gene encoding uncharacterized protein LOC128170073; protein product: MADYGSWCLKDIRDELRRRNARVSGRKRELVERLEAYDRNSNFGSSENVEREYEMKVPCYEQYKDINKDTQFTPVKKEAIAAYLGKMGKSVDDHVKYIYESKFLKYVRLACDVGLFFVRAECHAEMKKSISYKVDVCVDVDGCIVQCQCECAAGMGPSAVCKHVSTVLFGLQMFSECGDIVTEETCTQNLQTFHHTKRYKGSPIKAKDLPLANQDLNVIFEPRPREFQNAAGHQDIFRNVWLNHLNLDYFPVSQLFSYANKVALNNDHDYLQGSLSDNWLRNMNITAITDNEIMRTERQTCGQSNNKLWHTERQKRIHSSNFGKICKATEKTDLNKVAKNLTKHSPQLFAPAILHGKCYESVALQEFQEKSGIQTKKCGIFVSKSHPYLAASPDAVIDDNRLVEIKCPYSAKNKEISEETVPYLNYVNDTLELDNSHDYYYQVQGQLFCSGRKECTFIVYTLKDIKTVTILRDEHFIENMLKKLKEFFETHFKKAVLNRFFFQQMD